Proteins from one Triticum aestivum cultivar Chinese Spring chromosome 7A, IWGSC CS RefSeq v2.1, whole genome shotgun sequence genomic window:
- the LOC123148370 gene encoding uncharacterized protein, with translation MEAAEEPHASDSSVSPIGVDAPASNPVVAAGARKRKAPAATARKPRKQQAQEPIQIPVYYGQREEFYCVKGDDLVDCSYISPRAKDCAHVIGQLPPQPQSMSLVDLQLWIFKLFRLHPETQDLSIKGFIKQRKTDLLDDFEPDWYMEYCPWDTCYFQTDKCWSAFANKLKRKRNVMQKFMLYAECSEIKHYAILLKAVHDDYSQLARVVFPGTKCLTTSNFRFLRLVEDLSMTPKEIIAYLAKHYGEQMSPPEAWRARQKALEREYGTFYDSHNFAPRLLKDITCKTPWGFVDIKDAEVAGCNNFRVLHRIFWAFGQCVPAFNHCRPVLCIKGTPLCGKYQEVLLTAVALDANGYSIPVACAVVEGETKESWMWFLRNLEQAVRHPSDVCIVHDYKRELIDAIEDFLSSDQQQWGKVESRWCMEHLAEDFFAYFGDKNLGCCSRNFVSRGD, from the exons atggaggcggCGGAGGAACCCCACGCCTCCGACTCGTCCGTCTCCCCTATCGGCGTCGACGCCCCCGCCTCCAACCCG GTTGTCGCCGCCGGCGCGAGGAAGCGGAAGGCCCCGGCAGCGACTGCGAGGAAGCCTCGGAAGCAGCAG GCTCAAGAACCCATTCAGATCCCTGTATACTACGGACAAAGAGAAGAGTTTTATTGCGTGAAAGGCGATGATTTAGTTGATTGTTCATACATTTCTCCTAGAGCAAAAGATTGTGCACATGTAATCGGCCAACTACCGCCGCAGCCGCAGTCGATGTCGTTGGTGGATCTACAGCTCTGGATCTTTAAGCTGTTCCGGCTCCATCCAGAAACACAAGATCTCTCTATTAAGGGGTTCATCAAACAACGCAAAACTGACTTGTTGGACGACTTTGAACCTGACTGGTATATGGAGTACTGCCCTTGGGACACATGTTACTTTCAAACTGACAAGTGCTGGAGTGCCTTTGCCAATAAATTAAAGCGGAAAAGGAATGTGATGCAAAAGTTCATGCTGTATGCAGAATGCTCTGAGATCAAGCATTATGCTATTTTGCTCAAAGCCGTGCATGATGATTACTCTCAGTTGGCAAGGGTTGTGTTTCCTGGGACAAAATGCCTGACAACTTCTAACTTCCGCTTCCTCCGCCTAGTGGAAGACCTGTCAATGACACCTAAGGAAATTATAGCTTATCTCGCTAAACACTATGGCGAGCAGATGAGCCCCCCTGAGGCGTGGAGGGCAAGGCAGAAGGCTCTGGAGCGTGAGTATGGTACATTTTACGATTCACACAACTTTGCGCCGAGGTTACTTAAGGATATAACATGTAAAACCCCTTGGGGTTTTGTAGACATCAAGGATGCAGAGGTTGCAGGATGTAACAACTTTCGAGTACTCCACCGTATATTTTGGGCTTTTGGGCAGTGTGTGCCGGCTTTCAATCATTGTCGCCCTGTGCTATGCATTAAAGGCACACCACTATGCGGGAAATATCAAGAGGTGTTGTTGACTGCTGTAGCATTAGATGCTAATGGTTACTCCATTCCAGTAGCATGTGCCGTCGTTGAGGGGGAGACCAAGGAAAGCTGGATGTGGTTTCTTAGGAATTTGGAGCAAGCAGTGAGGCATCCATCGGATGTTTGCATTGTACATGACTACAAAAGAGAGTTGATCGATGCTATAGAGGACTTTCTAAGTTCCGATCAGCAACAATGGGGGAAAGTAGAAAGCCGGTGGTGCATGGAACACCTTGCCGAAGACTTCTTTGCATATTTTGGCGACAAGAACCTGGGTTGCTGTTCAAGAAACTTTGTCAGCAGAGGCGACTAA